A part of Drosophila bipectinata strain 14024-0381.07 chromosome 3L, DbipHiC1v2, whole genome shotgun sequence genomic DNA contains:
- the LOC138926317 gene encoding craniofacial development protein 2-like, with protein MEREDLMEPTRLAQFEGEMEKMQIAIAGISEMRWRGNGTTTISSGNLVMHSGTNDGGRSGFGIYVSKQYKQALISWSPVSDRIVIARFRCNARHITIVQCYAPTEDASDDIKDDFYNALTSSLIRIERGDKKILMGDFNAKIGPNNGLETIMGRHGVATRSNNGDRLIDLCQTFQLVIRGTVRLSTVTTS; from the coding sequence ATGGAACGTGAGGACTTAATGGAACCAACCAGACTGGCGCAGTTTGAAggagaaatggagaaaatgCAGATTGCAATCGCAGGCATCAGTGAGATGAGATGGAGAGGTAACGGGACAACAACAATATCAAGCGGCAATCTGGTGATGCACAGCGGGACCAATGATGGAGGCAGGAGCGGATTCGGGATATATGTGTCCAAACAGTACAAACAGGCACTAATTTCCTGGAGCCCAGTATCCGACAGAATCGTCATTGCCAGATTCCGATGCAATGCTAGACACATCACTATCGTTCAGTGCTATGCCCCAACAGAAGACGCCAGCGATGACATCAAAGACGACTTCTACAACGCCCTCACATCCTCACTCATTAGGATCGAAAGAGGTGACAAAAAAATTCTTATGGGAGACTTCAATGCGAAAATCGGCCCCAACAACGGATTGGAAACAATCATGGGCCGACATGGTGTTGCCACACGCAGCAATAATGGTGACAGGCTAATCGACTTATGTCAAACCTTCCAACTGGTTATTCGCGGCACTGTGCGTCTATCGACAGTGACCACGAGCTGA
- the LOC108131543 gene encoding ubiquitin-conjugating enzyme E2 G1, with the protein MSELQSSLLLKKQLAELNKNPVEGFSAGLIDENDIFRWEVLIIGPPDTLYEGGFFKAHLYFPKEYPLRPPRMKFVTEIWHPNIEKNGDVCISILHEPGDDKWGYEKASERWLPVHTVETILISVISMLADPNDESPANVDAAKEWRESYIDFKRKVARCVRKSQEECS; encoded by the exons ATGTCAGAACTTCAGTCATCTTTACTATTAAAGAAGCAATTGGCAG aattaaacaaaaatccaGTAGAAGGATTCTCAGCCGGTTTAATTGATGAAAATGATATATTTCGATGGGAAGTGTTAATAATTGGACCACCAGATACACTTTA CGAAGGAGGATTTTTTAAGGCACATCTTTACTTTCCAAAAGAATACCCTTTGAGACCACCCCGAATGAAGTTTGTTACAGAAATATGGCAcccaaatattgaaaaaaatggagaTGTCTGCATATCCATTTTACATGAACCCGGAGATGATAAGTGGGGCTATGAAAAGGCTTCGGAGCGCTGGTTACCGGTGCATACAGTGGAAACAATATTGATATCGGTAATTTCAATGCTGGCTGATCCAAATGACGAGTCTCCAGCAAACGTCGACGCCGCAAAAGAGTGGCGAGAATCATACATCGACTTTAAGCGCAAAGTAGCTCGGTGTGTCCGAAAAAGTCAAGAGGAGTGCTCGTGA